Below is a genomic region from Xylophilus sp. GW821-FHT01B05.
CCCAGTGGATGGGCACGCCCACGTGGTGCACCGTGCGGCCCTCGATGGTCATGGGCTTGATGCGTTTGGTCACCACCGCCACCGCCTTGATATAGCCGCGCTTGGAAGACACCTTCACCCAGTCGCCGGCCTTGATGCCCAGGGACTGCGCCAGCACCTCGCCAATCTCCACGAATTGCTCGGGCTGGGTGATGGCGTTGAGCAGTGCGTGCTTGGTCCAGTAGTGGAAGTGCTCGGTCAGCCGGTAGGTGGTACCCACGTGCGGGAACTCTGCGGCCGTGCCAAAGCTCTCCCACACGTTCTTGAACACCCGGGCCGCCGGCGAGCTGGTCGCCACCTTGTTGTTGGGGTGCATGGGGTTGTAGCCCAGCGGCGTGTCGAAGGGCTCGTAGTGCTCGGGGAAGGGCCCCTCGTTCAGCCCCTTGCGCGCGAAGAAGCGCGCCACGCCCTCGGGGTTCATGATGAAGGGCCCGGCGCCCGCGTCTGGCGCGGAGGTAATGACAAAGTCGGGCACGTCCGCGCCAGTCCAGGCGCTGCCGTTCCAGCCGATCACCCGGCGCTTGGGGTTGAACGGTTTGCCCGCCACATCGCAGGAGGCGCGGTTGTACAGAATGCGGCGGTTGGCCGGCCAAGCCCAGGCCCAGTTCAGGGTGTTGCCTATGCCGGTTGGGTCGGCGTTGTCGCGCCGCCCCATCTGGTTGCCGGCCTGGGTCCAGGCGCCGGCAAAGATCCAGCAACCGCTGGCCGTCGTGCCGTCATCGCGCAGCTCGCCAAAGCCGGATATCTGTTCGCCGCCCTTGCGCAGCACCTTGGTCGGGTCTTTCGGGTCCAGCAAATCCACTAGGGCACGGCCGTTGTATTCCTTGGCAATCTCCTCGGGTGTGGCCTCTCCTGCATGCGCATAGGGCCAGGACAGCTTGAGCATCGGGTCCGGGTACTTGCCGCCTTCCTTCTGATAAAGCTCACGCATGCGCAGGTACAGGCCCGACATGATCGAGATGTCGGTGCGGGCCTGCCCCGGCGGCTCGGCGGCCTTCCAGTGCCACTGCAGCACGCGGGAAGAACTCACCACGGAGCCTTCCTCTTCCGCAAAACAGGTGGTCGGCAGGCGGAACACCTCGGTCTGGATCTGGCTGGCATCAACGTCGTTGTATTCGCCGTAGTTCTTCCAGAACTCCGATGTTTCGGTAGCCAACGGGTCCATGATGACCAGGAACTTGAGCTTGCCAAGGCCATTGCGCACGCGGTTCTTGTCGGCCAGCGCCGCCAGCGGGTTGAAGCCTTGCGCCAGATAGCCGTTGACCTTGCCCTGGTCCATCAGCTCGAAGATCTGCAGCATGTCGTACTGCTTGTCGAGCTTGGGCAGAAAGTCATAGCCCCAGTTGTTCTCGGCCGTGGCATTGGCGCCGTACCAGGACTTCATCAGGCTGACGTGGAACTTCGGGTAGTTCTGCCAGTAGCTCACCTGGCCCGGGCGCAGCGGTTTTTGCGTGCGTGAAGTGATGTACTGCTGGTAGTCCTGCTCGCCCTCGTTGGGCATGGTCAGGTAGCCCGGCAGGCTGGCCGACAGCAGGCCCAGGTCAGTCAACCCCTGGATGTTGGAGTGGCCGCGCAGCGCATTCATGCCGCCTCCCGCCACGCCGATATTGCCCAGCAGCAACTGCACCATGGCACCCGTGCGCAGCATCTGCGCGCCGATGGAGTGCTGGGTCCAGCCCAGCGCATACATGATGGTGGCGGCCCGGCCGGGCACGGCGGTGGAGGCAAGTTTCTCGCACACGTGCAGGAACTTGGCCTTGGGCGTACCGCAGATGCTCTCGACCTTCTCGGGCGTGTAGCGGGCGTAATGTTGCTTCATCAACTGGTAGACACAACGCGGGTGCTGCAAGGTGGCATCGACCTTGGCAAAGCCGTCTTCGCCCAGCTCGTAGTCCCAGCTGGCCTTGTCGTAAGTGCGTTTTTCGGCGTTGTAGCCCGAGTACAGCCCGTCTTCGAAGCTGTAATCCTCGCGCACGATGAAGGCGAAGTCGGTGTAGTTCCGGACGTACTCGTGGTGGATCTTGTCGTTGGTCAGCAGGTAGTTGATGACCCCGCCAAGAAAGGCGATGTCGCTGCCGGAACGGATCGGCGCATAGAAGTCAGCCACCGACGCCGAGCGGTTGAAGCGCGGGTCCACCACCATGAAGTGTGCCTTGTTATGCGCCTTGGCCTCGGTCACCCACTTGAAGCCGCAGGGGTGGGCTTCGGCGGCATTGCCGCCCATGATCAAGATAACGTCCGCGTTCCTGATGTCCACCCAATGGTTGGTCATCGCTCCTCGGCCAAACGTCGGGGCAAGACCTGCCACCGTCGGGCCGTGTCAGACACGGGCTTGGTTGTCGAATGCGAGCAGTCCCCAGCTACGGGCGATCTTGTGGGTGATATAGCCGGCTTCGCTGCTGCTGGCAGAGGCCGCCAGCATGCCGGTGGTGAGCCAGCGGTTGACGGTCAGGCCCTCGGGGGTCTTCTCGACAAAGTTGGCGTCACGGTCGGCCTTCATCAGGCGGGCGATGCGGTCCAGCGCGTCGTCCCAGGAGATGCGCTGCCACTCGCTGGAGCCCGGCGCGCGGTACTCGGGGTAGAGCAGGCGGTTGGGGCTGTTGATGAAGTCCAGCAGGCTCGCCCCCTTGGGGCAGAGGGTGCCGCGGTTGACCGGGTGGTCCGGATCGCCCTCGACGTGTACCACCGAGGGCTTGGCGTTCTTGGCGCCATCGCCCAGCGAGTACATCAGGATGCCGCAGCCAACCGAGCAGTAAGTGCAGGTCTGCCGCGTGACTGTGGTCGCCATCAGCTTGTATTGGCGAACCTCGGCCAGCGCCGTAGCGGGCGAGAAGCCCATCAAGGCCAGGCTGGAGCCTGCCAACGTGCTGCCAGTCACTTTCATGAACTGGCGTCGTGAGAGTTGCACCATGGGGTTACCTTTTTAAGAGGCTTATTCGCGCATCTTAGGCCCGGTGGTGCTTTTTGCCAATTTCAGCGCCTGCGCGGCCGGCAGGGCTTTGAGCGCAGACCGGCTTTGTTGCACAACCCCAGTGTCATGCGCAACACCCCTGACCCCAGACGCAGTCATGCCACGGCGACCGTCATCGGGCAGCCCAGTTGCGCGAACCGGTTCAACAGTGCGACACGAATATGCAACTCGACCACCTGGCGCTCGAAGGTCCTGGCCATCACGCGCTCACCCAGTCGTTTGAAGCAGTGCATCTTGGTCTCCACCAAGCTGCGCCGGTGGCAGCCGCTCCATTTCTTCCAGATTGTTTGCCCCAGTCGCTTGCAGGCCGGTACGGCCGCATTGCGCACCTGTACACCGGCCCCGCCGCCCTTCGGGGCGGCAGCTCAGGCGCACTTGCAGCCGCGCTTGTCGGCGGCTCACGGTGCTGAAGTCGGGTACGCCCAGTTCGTCGTCCGGTACTTGCCCGGCTTCTTCTTCTCTTCATCCATCCTGACTGGTCAGAACGTCCCGCTCCTCGGCCAGGGACAGGGGGGCGATGCACGAGGGTACGTCCTGCCCATCGAGCACAACCTTGCAGGCCCCGCACTGCCCCGCCCGCGCCGCAGCCGCACTCGGCGCCGTTGAGGCGCAGGACGTACAGCACCGGGGTGGCCGGGGCCGCCTCCACCGTCACCGCTCGGCCATTCACTCGCAATCGGATCGACATGGTGGCTGGCCCTCCTGTCACTTGCTTATGGAATGGGTGCCAGCAGCACCGTGTTCGCGCGCAGCAGCGGCAGGAGGATGCGGTTGCGCTTGAGATCGAAGTGGAAATCCGCCGCCGGCGCGGCGAGCTTACCGAATGGGCTTGTGATCTGGCCCTGCGGCGTCACGGCATAGACCTCCGACGTTTCCCAGGACGATGCGAAGACGCGTCCGTCGGGTGCCGTGCCCACGCCATCGACGATTTTGCCAGGCAGCGTGCGCACGTTGCGCTTCTCGCCCGCGGCCGTGAGTTCGTAGACTTCTGCCGCACCGCGCGTGGAGACAAGGAAATTCCCCGAAGGCACCACCGAGATGCCATTGGGTTGGTTGAGTTGCGCTGACTGCGCGATGACTGACACACGGCGGTCGGTGCCGATCCGGTAGACGAAGTCTTTGCCGGTGGGGGTGACGGTCGTTCCCTCCACCAACAAGGCACTTTCCGTACCGACCACTTCGCCAGAAGGCAACGCCGCCAAACCATTGAGGAAGGTGGCGCCGGGAATCGGGATGTTGCCTTGCGGCGCGCCGGTGGCAAGGTCGAACATGTACACGGTGTCGATGTCAGCCGCGTACAGCGTGCGTCCGGCGATCGCCAGACCCTTAGGCGCATGTAGCGTGGTGCCTGCGGTGGCGCCATCGGCCCACTTCAACGCCAACACCTTGCCGTCAGGTGCAATCTGGCTGATGAAGCCGTTGCCATCCTTGGTGGCAATGCCTCCGTTGATATTGGAAACGTAATACACATCGGCCACGGTGTCATGCACGATGGATTCGGGCGCGGCGAAGCCGACGTTCTCCACAGTGATTCGTTCCGAGGCCCAGGCGGCCAGCGGGCCGAGCAGGCAGACGACGGCGAGCATCTTGAAACGGGAGCGGGACATGGAAACTCCTTCAGCGTTGAGGTTGGGCGGACGGGACATGGGGGCAACTGGGTAACTACTTGCCGAGGTTCTCAACAAGCCAGCTGTCGTGCAGCCATTTCTCGGTCTGGCGATGGCCCGGAAAGGAGATCCAGACAATGTCGCGCTCGAAGATCATCGGCCGCTCATCTCTGCCGCGATGACCCAGAACCAGCGGCGGTCAGCCAGGTTTCGTGCCTTGACCTTCATTCCCGTGAGCGTGACCGTCTCGCTGCGTCCATCTTCAAGGGAGTACCATTTTCTCTTCCGTCTCTCGGTGCCTGCGCAGCGTGTAAATGGCGGAGAAGACCCAGGCGAGAGCTATGCCAGCGCCCGCCACAGTGCCCATTTGCGGACCGAGCAGGAAGTCCGAGGCTGCCTTGGCCCAGCCGCTGACAGCGTCAGCGCCGCGGTAGACAACCGTATCAATGAAATTCTTCGCTTTGTATTTGTCGGCCGTCGGCACGAACGTAAAAAGCATCTCTCTGCCTGGACGAACAAGCGAATATTCCCCGACGCGTCGTATGACCATGACGACGACGAACATGTCCAGCGCCGCAGAAAAGCTCAGCATGAGAAAGCCTGCGGTCATCATGACGGGAACCGCCAACAGCAAGGCCCGGATGCCGAAGGTGGCAGCAATCCGGCCGGTCAGGAATATCTGGATCAGCAACGTCGAGAACTGGACGATTGCATCGACTCCGGAGAAGAAACGGGTCTGCTCGGACCGATCAGTGAAATGAGCTGCGACATAACGGGCTTGCTCAAAGTACAGAAACGTAGTGACACTGGCCAAAAGGACGACGAAGATTGCGACACCAAGGAGAAGTGGGGAGGTAAAGACATGCACTGCTCCCGCGAAGGAGTTGCCGCCCAACGACGTTCCTGCTGCACTTTCGATGGGAAAAGGTGATTCAGCCTTGCTTGAATTTGTGTGCCGACGCTGTAGGTAATCCGAACACGCGATGGTCACCACCAGCATCAAGGCGGCAATCAGAAGCAGTCCGGCGTTACCGATGCTGGTGACGAACAGCACGCCGAGTAGCGGGCCGACGAGGCCGCCCAAGCTGGCGCCGGCTGCCATGACGGCAAAGAGCCTTTTCGCCTGCTCCGAATTGAATACGTCCACCAAAACGCTCCACGCAAGCGAAATCGCTGTCAAATTGAACACGGACAACCAGACAAAGAAGACCCGGGCAAGCCAAACGGTCTCGCCGTACAGGTAAATCGCTAGTGCGAAGCAGAGTATGTTGAGGCCGAAGAAACCGAACATCCAGCGTGTGATGTTGCGGCGCCTCACCTTCGAGACGAGCCATCCGAAAAGCGGAGAGACCGCCAAAGTCGCGATGAAGGTTGCTGTGAAAAGCCATTGAAGGTTATTCACCCCGCCAACGATGCCCATGGTTTCCCGAATGGGCCTCATGGAGAAATAACACACGAACAAAGTGAATTGCATCAGGAAGCCGGCTACAACCGCAGCGACTTCTGTCCGTTCGATATTTAATAAGCGCGAAAGGGCGGATTTAACCATCACCATTATTGAGCCCTTCTAAATAACGGAAGCCAACGGCATGCCGCAATCGGTAGCAGGGGAGCACAGCATCCGCGCATTGACCTCGGATCGGTCATGAATTTGTGAGTTGGGTGCTCAGCGTGCGAAGACGGGCGCGTGCCTCTTCGTCATAAACTTGCGAATTTGCCCGCGATGGCCGCTGACCGCTGAAATAGAGGCCCTGGCCCTCGATATCAGGAGAGTTGATGAGGTAGAGCACCGCAGCCGCCCCTTCATCGACGCTGCTCCATGGGGTGATCCCCGACTCCCGTACCATGGGTGTGTCCATGTAGTTCGCCGGATGCACTGAATTTGCAGTGACGCCTGATCCCTGCAGTTCCTTCGCCAAGTCGATCGTGAACATAATCAACGCGAGCTTGCTCTGGCCGTAGGCGCGCTGCGCGCTGTACCCACGGGACAGCATGACATCGTTGAAGTCGATCGCGTTCTGCCCGGATGATGCGACGTTGACAATCCGGGCGGGTCGGCTGGCCGTCAGCAGCGGCAGCAAGCGACGGGTCAGAGCAAAGGGCGCAAGATAGTTGACCGCGAATCGCAATTCGTGACCGTCCTTGCTGATTTGCCGCCCTTCGTCAGCCTTGCCGATATAAATGCCGGCGTTGTTGACCAGCACGTCGAGCTGGCCAAAGTCCTTAATGATCGCGTCGGCGAGCCCGGATACCTCGGTCAGTGAGGCAAGGTCGGCACGGTAGAAACGTCCTGTCCCACCCGCCCGCTGGATGGCCATCAACACCTCTTCGGCTCGTTCGCGGTCGCGACCATGGACCAGGATCGTCGTCTCGGGACCTGCCAGTCGCTCGGCGACTCGTCGACCGAGGCCACTCGTGGCACCGGTAATCAGGATGGTCCTCTTGTCCTTGGCGTCGGCAGCGCTCACTTGCGAGGCCATCGAAGCGAGAGCCGGTGCTACAACAGCGGCCCCCACCGTGGATGAAAGCACCCTGAGGAACTGGCGCCGTTCACCCCCAATTGAATCGGCAGGCAAAACTGTCTGGCCGCATGGCGAGAGTGGTGGTTTTGGCTTCTCGGACATGTTGTCTGATCCTTTCAATTGCTGGTTGGATACGTCTTCGTCGGGGCCAGTTACCCCAGCGACTGCCTCAATTGATTTTCAATCGCGCCTTTCATGGCTACGATCCAAACGCCATGGGATCTTGGCACTGGCTTAAAAACATAAACAGGACCGGATTTATCCTGGTATTAGTTCTGCTACGATGTCTTTATGGATATGCCGCTAACAAGCGAGGACACGCGGCGCCGGGAGCTGGCCGACTTTCTCCGCAGCCGGCGGGAACGCCTGTCGCCCGAGGATGTCGCGCTACCCAATGGGGCACGACGACGCACACCAGGCCTGCGGCGCGAAGAAGTGGCGCTGCTCGCTGGCGTCGGGGCAACTTGGTATACGTGGCTGGAACAGGGCCGTGCTGTTCGTCCTTCG
It encodes:
- the fdnG gene encoding formate dehydrogenase-N subunit alpha, yielding MVQLSRRQFMKVTGSTLAGSSLALMGFSPATALAEVRQYKLMATTVTRQTCTYCSVGCGILMYSLGDGAKNAKPSVVHVEGDPDHPVNRGTLCPKGASLLDFINSPNRLLYPEYRAPGSSEWQRISWDDALDRIARLMKADRDANFVEKTPEGLTVNRWLTTGMLAASASSSEAGYITHKIARSWGLLAFDNQARVUHGPTVAGLAPTFGRGAMTNHWVDIRNADVILIMGGNAAEAHPCGFKWVTEAKAHNKAHFMVVDPRFNRSASVADFYAPIRSGSDIAFLGGVINYLLTNDKIHHEYVRNYTDFAFIVREDYSFEDGLYSGYNAEKRTYDKASWDYELGEDGFAKVDATLQHPRCVYQLMKQHYARYTPEKVESICGTPKAKFLHVCEKLASTAVPGRAATIMYALGWTQHSIGAQMLRTGAMVQLLLGNIGVAGGGMNALRGHSNIQGLTDLGLLSASLPGYLTMPNEGEQDYQQYITSRTQKPLRPGQVSYWQNYPKFHVSLMKSWYGANATAENNWGYDFLPKLDKQYDMLQIFELMDQGKVNGYLAQGFNPLAALADKNRVRNGLGKLKFLVIMDPLATETSEFWKNYGEYNDVDASQIQTEVFRLPTTCFAEEEGSVVSSSRVLQWHWKAAEPPGQARTDISIMSGLYLRMRELYQKEGGKYPDPMLKLSWPYAHAGEATPEEIAKEYNGRALVDLLDPKDPTKVLRKGGEQISGFGELRDDGTTASGCWIFAGAWTQAGNQMGRRDNADPTGIGNTLNWAWAWPANRRILYNRASCDVAGKPFNPKRRVIGWNGSAWTGADVPDFVITSAPDAGAGPFIMNPEGVARFFARKGLNEGPFPEHYEPFDTPLGYNPMHPNNKVATSSPAARVFKNVWESFGTAAEFPHVGTTYRLTEHFHYWTKHALLNAITQPEQFVEIGEVLAQSLGIKAGDWVKVSSKRGYIKAVAVVTKRIKPMTIEGRTVHHVGVPIHWGFKGVTKPGFIANTLTPFVGDGNTNTPEFKTFLVKVEKV
- a CDS encoding MFS transporter, whose product is MVMVKSALSRLLNIERTEVAAVVAGFLMQFTLFVCYFSMRPIRETMGIVGGVNNLQWLFTATFIATLAVSPLFGWLVSKVRRRNITRWMFGFFGLNILCFALAIYLYGETVWLARVFFVWLSVFNLTAISLAWSVLVDVFNSEQAKRLFAVMAAGASLGGLVGPLLGVLFVTSIGNAGLLLIAALMLVVTIACSDYLQRRHTNSSKAESPFPIESAAGTSLGGNSFAGAVHVFTSPLLLGVAIFVVLLASVTTFLYFEQARYVAAHFTDRSEQTRFFSGVDAIVQFSTLLIQIFLTGRIAATFGIRALLLAVPVMMTAGFLMLSFSAALDMFVVVMVIRRVGEYSLVRPGREMLFTFVPTADKYKAKNFIDTVVYRGADAVSGWAKAASDFLLGPQMGTVAGAGIALAWVFSAIYTLRRHRETEEKMVLP
- a CDS encoding SDR family NAD(P)-dependent oxidoreductase; protein product: MSEKPKPPLSPCGQTVLPADSIGGERRQFLRVLSSTVGAAVVAPALASMASQVSAADAKDKRTILITGATSGLGRRVAERLAGPETTILVHGRDRERAEEVLMAIQRAGGTGRFYRADLASLTEVSGLADAIIKDFGQLDVLVNNAGIYIGKADEGRQISKDGHELRFAVNYLAPFALTRRLLPLLTASRPARIVNVASSGQNAIDFNDVMLSRGYSAQRAYGQSKLALIMFTIDLAKELQGSGVTANSVHPANYMDTPMVRESGITPWSSVDEGAAAVLYLINSPDIEGQGLYFSGQRPSRANSQVYDEEARARLRTLSTQLTNS